From one Pseudactinotalea sp. HY158 genomic stretch:
- a CDS encoding acyl carrier protein produces MGRIASGGNMDTAVIDEVRAFVVANFLFGDTARMPGDAESLLAAGVVDSTGVLELVEFLEDDLGVPVADHETVPANLDSIENLARFVERKRADSR; encoded by the coding sequence ATGGGTCGGATCGCCAGTGGGGGCAACATGGACACCGCAGTAATCGACGAGGTGAGGGCATTCGTCGTCGCCAATTTCCTGTTCGGGGACACCGCCCGGATGCCGGGGGACGCGGAGTCGCTGCTCGCCGCCGGCGTGGTCGATTCCACGGGCGTGCTCGAGCTCGTGGAGTTCCTGGAGGACGACCTCGGAGTGCCGGTCGCCGACCACGAGACCGTCCCGGCGAACCTGGACAGCATCGAGAATCTCGCCCGCTTCGTCGAGCGGAAGCGCGCCGACTCCCGGTGA
- a CDS encoding class I adenylate-forming enzyme family protein — translation MVEDPANVGDYLLGTGRGDDVALIDRTGAHTYADLRRATAALAGHFAGWGLPAGSRIALLSRNSLFWAAAYLAILRSGHVAVPLATALTARDAVRNARFVDCAAVVVDSALAGRFAPLLRVADHVADERAMTGPVPGAGGPVRQAGTTAPDSDAVLVFTSGTTASPRAVRVSHRNIRANTDSIIRYLELTRADRVLVVLPFSYCYGASLLHTHLRAGGGLSICDTFAYPETVIEAIERDGCTGLAGVPSTYQLLLRASSFESTRLPTLRTLQQAGGRLAQPQVDRVAAAQPQARLFVMYGQTEATARLSYLPPELREERRGSIGRGIPGVSLTVVDPDGREVAPGVVGEIVAHGENITNGYWNDPEGTAARFVDGGLRTGDLAHVDEDGFVYIDDRQADFIKSWGFRVSTHEIEDSVLTLPGVTGAAVVGRPDDEAGEAVVLFYVTAPAGEVTPAQVLAHCRTALARHLVPREARRVPGLPLNQNGKVVKATLKEWAARADGPGGE, via the coding sequence ATGGTCGAGGATCCCGCCAATGTCGGTGACTACCTCCTGGGCACCGGGCGCGGGGACGACGTCGCGCTCATCGACCGAACGGGAGCGCACACCTACGCGGATCTTCGCCGCGCGACCGCGGCGCTCGCGGGGCATTTCGCGGGCTGGGGACTCCCCGCGGGATCGCGGATCGCCCTGCTGAGCCGGAACTCGCTCTTCTGGGCCGCGGCCTACCTCGCCATCCTGCGTTCGGGTCACGTGGCGGTGCCGCTCGCCACGGCGCTGACGGCGCGGGACGCCGTGCGCAACGCCCGATTCGTCGACTGCGCGGCCGTCGTCGTCGACTCGGCCCTCGCCGGCCGATTCGCGCCGCTGCTCCGGGTCGCCGATCACGTCGCCGACGAGCGCGCGATGACCGGCCCGGTTCCGGGTGCCGGCGGCCCCGTTCGCCAGGCGGGCACCACGGCCCCGGACAGTGACGCCGTCCTCGTCTTCACGTCGGGAACGACCGCCAGCCCGCGGGCCGTGCGGGTGAGCCATCGCAACATCCGCGCGAACACGGACTCGATCATCCGGTACCTGGAGCTGACGCGGGCGGACCGGGTCCTCGTGGTGCTGCCGTTCTCCTACTGCTACGGGGCCTCGCTGCTGCACACCCACCTGCGCGCCGGTGGCGGGCTCTCCATCTGTGACACCTTCGCCTATCCCGAGACCGTGATCGAGGCGATCGAACGCGACGGGTGCACCGGGCTCGCCGGAGTCCCGTCGACCTATCAACTGCTGTTGCGGGCCAGCTCGTTCGAGAGCACCCGGTTGCCGACGCTGCGCACCCTCCAGCAGGCCGGTGGGAGGCTGGCTCAGCCGCAGGTCGATCGGGTCGCCGCCGCCCAGCCGCAGGCGAGGCTCTTCGTCATGTACGGCCAGACCGAGGCGACCGCGCGCTTGTCCTACCTGCCGCCCGAGCTGCGGGAGGAACGGCGCGGCTCGATCGGGCGCGGAATCCCCGGGGTCTCGCTCACCGTCGTCGACCCGGACGGCCGCGAGGTCGCGCCCGGCGTCGTGGGGGAGATCGTCGCCCACGGCGAGAACATCACGAACGGCTACTGGAACGACCCCGAGGGGACCGCCGCCAGGTTCGTCGACGGCGGGCTGCGCACCGGGGATCTCGCGCACGTCGACGAGGACGGCTTCGTCTATATCGACGACCGCCAGGCCGACTTCATCAAGTCCTGGGGCTTTCGGGTCTCGACCCACGAGATCGAGGACTCCGTGCTCACGCTCCCGGGCGTCACCGGCGCCGCGGTCGTCGGGCGCCCCGACGACGAGGCGGGCGAGGCCGTCGTCCTGTTCTACGTCACGGCGCCGGCGGGCGAGGTGACGCCCGCGCAGGTCCTCGCCCACTGCCGGACGGCGCTCGCCCGCCACCTCGTTCCCCGGGAGGCACGCCGGGTGCCGGGGCTTCCCCTGAACCAGAACGGCAAGGTCGTCAAGGCGACCCTCAAGGAGTGGGCCGCGCGCGCGGACGGCCCCGGCGGGGAGTGA
- the acpS gene encoding holo-ACP synthase has product MDIVGVGTDLVEVARFERLLRRGGLRFLDRWFRAAEIAYCIAQSDPHRHVAARFAAKEAVLKSLRLPRPGPARWREIEVTRDVDGLPGVALHGSMREAAAAAGVVTVHVSLSHSGTYASATATAVGRSGGPEPAQPPGS; this is encoded by the coding sequence GTGGACATCGTCGGCGTCGGCACGGATCTCGTGGAGGTGGCCAGGTTCGAACGGCTCCTCCGGCGGGGCGGACTGCGCTTCCTCGACCGATGGTTCCGGGCGGCCGAGATCGCGTACTGCATCGCCCAGAGCGATCCGCACCGGCACGTCGCGGCCCGGTTCGCGGCGAAGGAGGCGGTGCTCAAGTCGCTGCGCCTGCCCCGGCCCGGCCCTGCCCGCTGGCGGGAGATCGAGGTCACCCGCGACGTCGACGGGCTGCCGGGCGTGGCGCTCCACGGATCGATGCGGGAGGCGGCCGCGGCGGCGGGCGTCGTCACGGTGCACGTCTCGCTCTCGCACAGCGGGACCTACGCGAGCGCCACGGCCACGGCCGTCGGCCGATCCGGCGGGCCCGAGCCGGCTCAGCCGCCGGGGTCGTAG
- a CDS encoding CatB-related O-acetyltransferase — MLTGARARLGRLRRRLERRGTGMLPPGERLDLRPDLRRYEIGRYSWGHLSVTSRTPGCTLRIGRFCSFAHGCHVLLGGEHRTDFVSTYRFGAYAPFRDPAGLLAAETSTSRGDVTIGNDVWIGHGSIVLSGVTLGDGVVVGAGSVVRQSVPPYAIVAGNPARVAGFRFEPEQIAALLRIRWWDWSEERLTGAMGRIMSTDVQGFIDAYDPGG, encoded by the coding sequence ATGCTCACCGGCGCGCGGGCCCGCCTCGGCCGGCTTCGGCGACGTCTCGAGCGCCGCGGAACCGGGATGCTGCCGCCCGGGGAGCGACTCGATCTGCGCCCGGACCTGCGCCGGTACGAGATCGGGCGATACTCGTGGGGCCACCTGAGCGTCACCTCCCGCACTCCCGGCTGCACGCTCCGGATCGGCCGGTTCTGCTCGTTCGCCCACGGCTGCCACGTGCTGCTCGGCGGCGAGCACCGCACGGACTTCGTCTCGACCTATCGATTCGGGGCGTACGCGCCGTTCCGCGACCCGGCCGGGCTCCTCGCCGCCGAGACCTCGACGAGCCGCGGGGACGTGACGATCGGCAACGACGTCTGGATCGGCCACGGGAGCATCGTCCTCTCGGGCGTGACCCTGGGCGACGGGGTCGTCGTGGGGGCCGGAAGCGTCGTGCGACAGAGCGTTCCGCCGTATGCGATCGTGGCGGGCAATCCCGCCCGGGTCGCGGGATTCAGGTTCGAGCCCGAGCAGATCGCGGCCCTCCTGCGCATCCGCTGGTGGGACTGGAGCGAGGAGCGGCTCACCGGGGCGATGGGCCGGATCATGTCCACCGACGTCCAGGGCTTCATCGACGCCTACGACCCCGGCGGCTGA
- the nadE gene encoding NAD(+) synthase produces MAAPFGRETLDIDPAAETERIGEQLERYLQRTRRRGVVVALSGGIDSSVVAALAATTLGPDRVVGLHLPERESSPETLRISTSLSDAFGIGSEVEDITAILEAVGAYARRDDAIRLVCPDYGPGYRSKIVLPSVIDSDRYRLYSVVVVDPDGGQEQYRLSPEAYLGIVAATNFKQRVRTMLAYHWADRLNYAVAGTPNRLEYDQGFFVKLGDGAADVKPIAHLYKCQVYALAAHLGVPAEIRTRPSTTDTYSLPQSQEEFYFSLPHDRMDLCLYGKNNAVPREQVARAAGLTLDQVDRVFRDIDQKRSTTEYLHLAPVLAGAVPEI; encoded by the coding sequence ATGGCGGCACCCTTCGGGCGGGAGACGCTCGACATCGACCCGGCGGCGGAGACCGAGCGAATCGGCGAGCAGCTCGAGCGCTACCTGCAACGCACGAGGCGACGCGGCGTCGTCGTCGCGCTCTCGGGCGGAATCGACTCGAGCGTGGTCGCCGCGCTCGCCGCCACGACGCTCGGGCCGGACCGGGTCGTCGGGCTCCACCTGCCCGAGCGGGAGTCCTCCCCCGAGACCCTGCGCATCAGCACGAGCCTCTCGGACGCGTTCGGGATCGGCTCGGAGGTGGAGGACATCACCGCGATCCTCGAGGCGGTCGGCGCCTACGCCCGCCGGGACGACGCCATCCGGCTCGTGTGCCCGGACTACGGGCCCGGCTACCGATCGAAGATCGTGCTGCCCTCGGTCATCGACTCCGACCGCTACCGGCTCTATTCGGTCGTGGTGGTCGACCCCGACGGCGGGCAGGAGCAGTACCGGCTCTCGCCCGAGGCCTACCTGGGGATCGTCGCCGCCACGAACTTCAAGCAGCGCGTGCGCACGATGCTCGCCTACCACTGGGCCGACCGCCTCAACTACGCGGTCGCCGGCACCCCGAACCGGCTCGAGTACGACCAGGGCTTCTTCGTCAAGCTGGGCGACGGCGCGGCCGACGTCAAGCCGATCGCGCACCTGTACAAGTGCCAGGTCTACGCGCTCGCCGCACACCTCGGCGTGCCCGCGGAGATCCGCACCCGCCCCTCGACGACCGACACCTACTCCCTGCCGCAGTCCCAGGAGGAGTTCTACTTCTCCCTCCCCCACGACCGGATGGACCTGTGCCTGTACGGCAAGAACAACGCCGTGCCGCGCGAGCAGGTCGCCCGCGCGGCCGGGCTCACCCTCGACCAGGTCGACCGGGTGTTCCGCGACATCGATCAGAAGCGGAGCACGACCGAATATCTGCACCTGGCGCCCGTGCTCGCCGGCGCCGTGCCGGAGATCTGA